In Notolabrus celidotus isolate fNotCel1 chromosome 8, fNotCel1.pri, whole genome shotgun sequence, a genomic segment contains:
- the dusp1 gene encoding dual specificity protein phosphatase 1, translating into MYLDLTFYFSRPTMVIMEVPTIDCASLRGSLEGDVPSCLVLDCRSFLSFNSSHISGSTNVRFSTIVRRRARGGLGLEHIVPNEDTRSRLISGEYESVVLLDDRSLDLSQAKKDGTLVLAVTALCRDPCGARVFILKGGFETFSSEYPEMCTKPSPPQGLSLPLSSSHPGSADPSCSPCNTPLYDQGGPVEILPFLYLGSAYHASRKDMLDMLGITALINVSANCPNHFEDSFQYKSIPVEDNHKADISSWFNEAIEFIDSVRNKGGRVFVHCQAGISRSATICLAYLMRTNRVKLDEAFEFVKQRRSIISPNFSFMGQLLQFESQVLATSTCSSEAGSPAMGNSSTVFNFPVSIPVHTSAGQLSFLHSPITTSPSC; encoded by the exons ATGTATTTGGATTTAACCTTCTACTTCAGCCGTCCTACTATGGTCATAATGGAGGTCCCGACCATCGACTGTGCGTCCCTCCGCGGCTCGTTGGAGGGCGACGTCCCCAGCTGCCTGGTGCTGGACTGCcgctccttcctctccttcaacTCGTCCCACATATCGGGCTCCACCAACGTGCGCTTTAGCACCATTGTCCGCAGGAGGGCCAGGGGAGGTCTAGGACTTGAGCACATTGTCCCCAACGAGGACACAAGAAGCAGGCTTATTTCAGGAGAGTATGAGTCGGTAGTGCTGCTTGATGACCGCAGTTTGGATTTAAGCCAGGCGAAGAAGGACGGGACTTTGGTGCTTGCTGTCACGGCTCTGTGTCGCGATCCATGTGGAGCCAGGGTCTTTATTCTGAAAG gtggttttgaaacattttcctcAGAGTATCCAGAGATGTGTACCAAACCCTCCCCTCCACAGGGGCTTAGTTTGCCCCTAAGCTCGAGCCATCCAGGAAGCGCAGATCCAAGCTGTAGTCCATGCAATACTCCTCTATATGACCAG GGAGGCCCTGTGGAGATCTTACCTTTCCTGTACCTTGGCAGTGCTTACCATGCTTCAAGAAAAGACATGCTGGACATGTTAGGTATCACTGCTCTAATCAACGTCTCTGCCAACTGCCCCAACCACTTTGAAGACTCCTTCCAGTATAAGAGCATCCCTGTTGAGGACAACCACAAAGCCGATATCAGCTCGTGGTTCAACGAGGCAATCGAGTTTATCG ATTCTGTAAGAAATAAAGGAGGTCGAGTTTTTGTGCACTGTCAAGCTGGCATCTCCCGCTCCGCCACAATTTGCCTGGCCTACCTCATGAGGACAAACCGCGTTAAGCTGGACGAGGCATTTGAGTTCGTCAAGCAGCGCCGCAGCATAATCTCCCCAAACTTCAGCTTTATGGGTCAGCTCCTCCAGTTCGAGTCACAGGTCCTGGCAACGTCGACCTGCTCCTCAGAGGCTGGCAGCCCGGCCATGGGCAACAGCAGCACTGTCTTTAACTTCCCAGTCTCCATCCCTGTACACACCTCTGCTGGTCAGCTCTCGTTCCTCCACAGTCCCATCACCACCTCTCCAAGCTGCTGA